In one window of Methanoculleus chikugoensis DNA:
- a CDS encoding RNA polymerase Rpb4 family protein has translation MKVKRIVSEERMLLPELRDTLLVVEAARIESGEEMSYELRKSIEHANQLSKTSSEKARALVDELLKLEKMKEDIAYRIANLMPRTRDELRAIYAKERFNLTTEELDEILDLVMTHF, from the coding sequence ATGAAGGTAAAACGCATTGTAAGTGAAGAGCGGATGCTGCTTCCCGAGCTGCGGGACACTCTTCTCGTGGTGGAGGCAGCCCGGATCGAGTCCGGAGAAGAGATGTCCTATGAGCTTCGTAAGAGTATCGAGCATGCCAACCAGCTCTCAAAGACATCTTCCGAGAAGGCTCGCGCCCTTGTCGACGAGCTCCTGAAACTCGAGAAGATGAAAGAGGATATCGCCTACCGCATCGCGAATCTGATGCCGCGAACCCGTGACGAACTGCGGGCAATTTACGCCAAAGAACGGTTCAATCTTACAACGGAAGAGCTGGACGAGATCCTTGACCTGGTAATGACCCACTTCTGA
- the rpl18a gene encoding 50S ribosomal protein L18Ae, producing the protein MENQMFEVVGACKINNEWKPYRKVIGALNENLAKEKVLADIGSKHRLKRSYISIESVNVVAGE; encoded by the coding sequence ATGGAGAACCAGATGTTTGAAGTTGTAGGCGCGTGCAAGATCAACAACGAGTGGAAACCGTACCGCAAGGTCATCGGCGCTCTGAACGAGAACCTGGCAAAAGAGAAGGTTCTTGCCGATATCGGGAGCAAACACCGCCTGAAGAGAAGTTATATCTCGATCGAATCGGTTAACGTAGTAGCTGGTGAATGA
- a CDS encoding 50S ribosomal protein L39e, translating into MSKLMKGRKIRLAKACEQNRRVPAWVMIKTNRAVASHPRRRNWRRSSLKV; encoded by the coding sequence ATGAGCAAATTGATGAAGGGCCGGAAGATCCGGCTGGCAAAGGCATGCGAGCAGAACCGCCGCGTGCCGGCATGGGTGATGATCAAGACCAACCGTGCGGTTGCGTCGCATCCGAGGCGACGCAACTGGAGACGGAGTTCCCTGAAGGTGTAA
- a CDS encoding tRNA pseudouridine(54/55) synthase Pus10 has translation MDIIQEIEAILGYGETCDHCLGRFYGKRSFGLTNEERGRALRITRELTANEPHCEPDPDSCWICAGELSRTEEWAEKVVEALAGIEFETFLIGTKVPPIVAESEEMVWSDLSLHDPEPLKAEMNREVGKAVSALTGKTADLKKPDVVAILDLGEGTVEVQVNPVFFSGRYLKYERGIPQTHWDCRACRGAGCEKCDFTGKQYADSVEELIGRPAIEAFDAENAVLHGAGREDIDARMLGSGRPFVMEIEAPRKRSVDLAALEAEINRAGEGRVAVHLDGWADRKMVQSLKSDKAHKKYRILVEIDGSVTPDEFRAALDQLKGVTIRQRTPLRVSHRRADKVRERRVLDIGCTGTEDGRYWVEVVGEAGLYIKELVSGDGGRTQPSLARILGRTASVVSLDVVLVKTANEYGE, from the coding sequence ATGGATATCATACAAGAGATAGAAGCGATCCTTGGATATGGCGAGACCTGCGACCACTGTCTCGGGCGATTTTATGGGAAACGGTCGTTTGGGCTGACGAACGAGGAGCGGGGCAGGGCGCTCCGGATCACCCGCGAGCTTACGGCAAACGAGCCGCACTGCGAACCCGACCCGGACTCCTGCTGGATATGCGCCGGAGAACTCTCCCGCACCGAAGAATGGGCGGAGAAGGTCGTCGAGGCGCTCGCCGGCATCGAGTTCGAGACGTTCCTCATCGGGACGAAGGTGCCGCCGATCGTCGCGGAGAGCGAGGAGATGGTCTGGAGCGATCTCTCGCTCCACGATCCCGAACCGCTGAAGGCCGAGATGAACCGGGAGGTCGGAAAAGCCGTCTCGGCCCTCACGGGGAAGACGGCCGACCTGAAAAAACCCGACGTCGTCGCGATCCTCGATCTCGGGGAAGGCACTGTCGAGGTGCAGGTGAACCCCGTCTTCTTCTCCGGCCGCTACCTGAAGTACGAGCGCGGCATCCCCCAGACCCACTGGGATTGCCGGGCGTGCAGGGGGGCCGGGTGCGAGAAGTGCGACTTCACGGGCAAACAGTACGCCGACTCCGTCGAGGAACTGATCGGCCGGCCGGCGATCGAGGCCTTCGACGCGGAGAACGCCGTCCTGCACGGTGCCGGGAGAGAGGATATCGACGCCCGGATGCTCGGGTCGGGCCGCCCCTTCGTGATGGAGATCGAGGCGCCGCGGAAGCGGTCGGTGGATCTTGCGGCGCTCGAAGCGGAGATCAACCGTGCAGGCGAAGGCCGGGTGGCGGTTCACCTTGACGGATGGGCGGATCGGAAGATGGTGCAAAGCCTTAAATCCGACAAAGCGCATAAAAAATACAGGATCCTGGTCGAGATCGACGGTTCTGTAACCCCAGATGAGTTCAGGGCGGCCCTCGATCAGTTAAAAGGTGTAACGATACGACAGCGCACCCCCCTGCGGGTGTCACACCGACGGGCAGATAAAGTTCGGGAACGGCGTGTCCTCGATATCGGATGCACGGGCACGGAAGACGGCAGATACTGGGTCGAAGTCGTCGGCGAAGCGGGCCTCTACATCAAAGAACTGGTATCGGGAGACGGCGGCAGAACCCAGCCCAGCCTTGCCCGGATCCTGGGGCGCACCGCAAGTGTTGTCAGCCTCGATGTGGTGCTGGTCAAAACTGCAAACGAGTATGGTGAGTAA
- a CDS encoding signal recognition particle protein Srp54 has protein sequence MLDNLGTSLKDAVKKLAGKTVIDRAAVDELVRDLQRALLQSDVNVKLVMHLSQAIKQRALDEEPLKGMGVREHVLRIVYQELVRLMGTPGEVALGPQTILMAGLQGSGKTTTTAKLARYFQRKGLRVGVICADTFRPGAYEQLKTLCDRIAVPCFGDPKEADALKIVREGLPKYRKLYEVIIIDTQGRHALEENLIEEIVNINEIAHPDHRWLVIDAALGQQASEQARRFHEAIGIDGVLVTKMDGTAKGGGALSAVAETQSGIVFIGSGETIEDLERFDPDGFISRLLGMGDLKALVERAEEAVSTEDLDVNAMLKGKFTLRDMYKQLEALNKMGPLKQIMSMLPLGGMQIPDDAYDITSTKMQRYKVIMDSMTSPELDDPSMIGSSRIQRIARGAGVTPDDVRDLIKYYKIMQRALKGMRGMGGGKFNMQRMMKKFGGPSK, from the coding sequence ATGCTCGATAACCTCGGCACGTCCTTGAAAGACGCCGTCAAGAAGCTCGCCGGCAAGACGGTGATCGACCGTGCGGCGGTCGACGAACTGGTGCGCGACCTGCAACGTGCGCTCCTCCAGTCGGACGTCAACGTCAAACTCGTGATGCACCTTTCCCAGGCGATCAAGCAGCGCGCTCTCGATGAGGAGCCCCTGAAGGGGATGGGCGTCCGCGAGCACGTTCTCCGGATCGTCTACCAGGAACTCGTCCGGCTGATGGGAACGCCCGGCGAGGTGGCTCTCGGGCCCCAGACGATCCTGATGGCGGGGCTGCAGGGGAGCGGGAAGACCACGACGACCGCGAAACTCGCCCGCTACTTCCAGCGCAAGGGGCTGCGGGTCGGGGTGATCTGCGCCGATACCTTCCGGCCGGGCGCCTACGAGCAGTTGAAGACCCTCTGCGACCGGATAGCCGTCCCGTGCTTCGGCGACCCGAAGGAGGCCGATGCCCTCAAGATCGTCCGCGAAGGCCTCCCGAAGTACCGCAAGCTTTACGAGGTCATCATCATCGATACTCAAGGGAGGCACGCCCTCGAGGAGAACCTGATCGAGGAGATCGTCAACATCAACGAGATCGCGCACCCGGACCACCGGTGGCTCGTCATCGACGCGGCGCTCGGTCAGCAGGCGAGCGAACAGGCCCGGAGATTCCACGAGGCGATCGGGATCGACGGTGTCCTGGTCACGAAGATGGACGGCACGGCGAAGGGCGGCGGCGCTCTCTCGGCGGTAGCCGAGACGCAGAGCGGGATCGTCTTCATCGGGAGCGGCGAGACGATCGAGGACCTTGAGAGGTTCGACCCGGACGGGTTCATATCTCGGCTGCTCGGGATGGGCGACTTAAAAGCGCTCGTCGAGCGGGCGGAGGAAGCGGTCTCGACCGAGGATCTCGACGTCAACGCGATGCTCAAGGGGAAGTTCACGCTCCGGGACATGTACAAGCAGCTCGAGGCGCTCAACAAGATGGGGCCCCTGAAGCAGATCATGAGCATGCTCCCTCTCGGCGGGATGCAGATCCCCGACGACGCCTACGACATCACCAGCACGAAGATGCAGCGCTACAAGGTGATCATGGACTCGATGACGTCTCCCGAGCTCGACGACCCGTCGATGATCGGGAGCTCCCGGATCCAGCGGATCGCCCGGGGCGCCGGCGTGACGCCCGACGACGTCCGCGACCTCATCAAGTACTACAAGATCATGCAGCGTGCCTTAAAGGGCATGCGGGGCATGGGCGGCGGCAAGTTCAACATGCAGCGCATGATGAAGAAGTTCGGCGGACCCAGCAAATGA
- a CDS encoding 50S ribosomal protein L31e, translating into MAEALKEHIYIIPLREVKRSPRWKRGNTAIKDIRAFLERHMKSEDVKLDKSINEKVWENGSSKPPRKIRVRAMKFEDGQVQAELAEE; encoded by the coding sequence ATGGCAGAAGCATTGAAGGAGCATATCTATATCATCCCTCTCCGTGAGGTGAAGCGTTCGCCCCGGTGGAAGCGGGGGAACACCGCGATCAAGGACATCAGGGCGTTTCTCGAGCGGCACATGAAGAGCGAGGACGTCAAACTCGATAAGAGCATCAACGAGAAGGTCTGGGAGAACGGCAGTTCCAAGCCCCCGAGAAAGATTCGCGTCCGTGCGATGAAGTTCGAGGACGGGCAGGTCCAGGCCGAGCTCGCCGAGGAGTGA
- the ftsY gene encoding signal recognition particle-docking protein FtsY translates to MFDSLKKKLQNIRTKFASNIEEAAGPEPEPQVAELPEAAEVQAPVPTPTTRSEPSITEKKVQEARENPTFFEKVKVLVRDREVLLQEKDVEEPLFELEMVLLENDVALPVTDEIIARMRRDLVGRRRKIGASVDDLVVSTLRSALCGVLGDGLDLATYIREHERPVKILFTGVNGTGKTTTVAKVGQYLQKNGFTVVIGAGDTFRAGAIEQIRVHADRLGIKTIQHQAGADPSAVLFDAVQYAKAHDIDVVLADTAGRFHNRANLMNQLDKIRRVMKPDLVVYVDEAVAGNDAVIRADEFNKAVGTDAVVLTKADMDPKGGAAISVAHTVGKPILFLGTGQGYDDIMPFEPRVVVNELLGDDA, encoded by the coding sequence ATGTTTGATTCCTTAAAGAAAAAACTTCAGAATATCAGGACGAAGTTCGCCTCGAATATCGAGGAGGCTGCCGGGCCGGAACCGGAGCCGCAGGTTGCAGAACTGCCGGAGGCTGCGGAGGTTCAAGCACCTGTCCCCACCCCGACCACCCGATCCGAACCTTCCATCACGGAAAAGAAGGTGCAGGAGGCCCGGGAGAACCCCACGTTTTTTGAGAAGGTGAAAGTCCTTGTCCGGGACCGGGAGGTCCTCCTCCAGGAGAAGGACGTCGAGGAGCCGCTCTTCGAACTCGAGATGGTTCTCCTTGAAAACGACGTCGCGCTCCCGGTCACGGACGAGATCATCGCCCGCATGCGCCGCGATCTGGTGGGCAGGCGCCGTAAGATCGGCGCATCGGTCGACGACCTGGTCGTATCGACCCTGCGCTCCGCGCTCTGCGGGGTGCTGGGCGACGGTCTTGACCTTGCCACCTACATCCGCGAGCATGAGCGACCGGTGAAGATCCTCTTTACGGGCGTGAACGGGACCGGCAAGACGACGACCGTCGCGAAGGTCGGGCAATACCTGCAGAAGAACGGTTTTACGGTCGTGATCGGTGCAGGCGACACCTTCCGTGCGGGTGCGATCGAGCAGATACGGGTTCACGCCGACCGCCTCGGGATCAAGACGATCCAGCACCAGGCGGGCGCCGACCCCTCTGCGGTCCTCTTCGACGCCGTCCAGTACGCGAAGGCGCACGATATCGACGTCGTCCTCGCCGATACGGCGGGAAGGTTCCACAACCGGGCGAACCTCATGAACCAGCTCGATAAGATCCGGCGGGTCATGAAGCCCGATCTCGTCGTCTACGTCGACGAGGCGGTCGCAGGAAACGACGCGGTCATCCGGGCCGACGAGTTCAACAAGGCCGTCGGCACCGATGCGGTCGTTCTGACGAAGGCGGATATGGATCCGAAGGGAGGCGCGGCGATATCGGTCGCCCACACCGTTGGAAAACCGATCCTCTTCCTCGGTACCGGCCAGGGCTACGACGACATCATGCCGTTTGAACCCCGCGTCGTGGTGAACGAACTCCTTGGAGATGATGCCTGA
- a CDS encoding translation initiation factor IF-6, translated as MTGTIDLAGDPNIGVYARVFEDMAIVYPGAPEAFTATLARELDLEIVSTFIQGSSIIGSLVAGNSRGLIVSGLAADEELAVLSEYRDIFLLEGPMNAAGNVILANDYVAAVHPEMPLDVAEEIGSFLGVPVVRLTLGGIKTVGMAGFATNKGILVHQRANDTEIASLERVVDLPIGLGSVNMGSGLVGTGLLANSRGYVAGSVTTGFELGRIEEVFGFLE; from the coding sequence ATGACAGGGACGATCGATCTCGCCGGCGATCCGAACATCGGCGTTTATGCCCGGGTATTTGAGGATATGGCGATCGTGTATCCCGGGGCCCCTGAGGCGTTCACCGCGACCCTCGCACGGGAACTCGATCTCGAGATCGTGAGCACCTTCATCCAGGGAAGCAGCATCATCGGTTCGCTCGTTGCCGGAAACAGCCGGGGCTTGATCGTCAGCGGCCTTGCCGCAGACGAGGAACTGGCGGTCTTGAGCGAGTACCGGGACATATTTCTGCTCGAGGGGCCCATGAACGCGGCCGGCAATGTTATTCTCGCAAACGATTACGTTGCCGCCGTCCACCCCGAGATGCCGCTCGATGTTGCAGAAGAGATCGGGTCGTTCCTCGGGGTGCCGGTGGTCCGGCTAACGCTAGGCGGCATCAAGACCGTCGGCATGGCCGGGTTCGCGACGAACAAGGGTATCCTTGTCCACCAGAGAGCCAACGATACGGAGATCGCGAGCCTCGAGCGGGTGGTCGATCTCCCGATTGGGCTCGGGTCGGTCAACATGGGCAGCGGTCTCGTGGGTACCGGACTCCTTGCAAACAGCAGGGGTTACGTCGCAGGTTCCGTCACGACCGGGTTTGAGCTGGGACGAATAGAAGAAGTCTTTGGGTTTTTGGAGTGA
- the trmY gene encoding tRNA (pseudouridine(54)-N(1))-methyltransferase TrmY — protein MRRFAVVGHLAATSGTFSLNDLPGSGGRMDVLCRAVNSSFFLSHDLRRDVECYLVLLGEPGPEKTVLFRGAEVRHLSPDERSSGALIKKALSIPCGTEFRESTPGVYVRRGGLARLLTEIPFAVLDEAGEDVRTAPALPENYLLSDHHNFAPEEEALIAGSQRYSVGPRSLHGDHAITVLQNEIDRRES, from the coding sequence ATGAGGCGGTTTGCCGTCGTGGGCCACCTTGCCGCAACGAGCGGCACTTTCAGCCTCAACGATCTGCCCGGGAGCGGCGGGAGGATGGACGTCCTCTGCCGCGCCGTCAACTCGTCATTCTTCCTCTCGCACGATCTCCGGCGCGACGTGGAGTGCTACCTCGTTCTCCTTGGAGAGCCAGGGCCCGAGAAGACCGTCCTCTTTCGCGGCGCCGAGGTGCGTCACCTCTCGCCGGACGAGCGGAGCAGCGGTGCCCTGATCAAGAAGGCGCTCTCGATCCCCTGCGGGACTGAGTTTCGGGAGTCGACCCCGGGCGTTTACGTCCGCCGCGGCGGGCTTGCCCGGCTGCTCACCGAGATACCGTTCGCGGTGCTCGACGAGGCGGGGGAGGACGTCAGGACGGCCCCGGCGCTCCCGGAGAACTATCTCCTCTCGGATCACCACAACTTCGCCCCCGAGGAGGAAGCTTTGATCGCGGGCTCTCAGCGCTACTCGGTCGGCCCGCGGTCGCTGCACGGCGATCATGCCATCACCGTTCTCCAAAACGAGATAGACCGGAGGGAATCCTGA
- a CDS encoding YhbY family RNA-binding protein, whose protein sequence is MSRESFQDIKPTIWIGKRGITNVMIDEIRRQLKDRKVVKVRWLRNTEVDPEEIAASAGAVLVEVRGRTLVLAERRNRSPGHNPRNI, encoded by the coding sequence ATGAGCAGAGAATCGTTCCAGGATATCAAGCCCACCATCTGGATCGGGAAACGCGGCATCACGAACGTCATGATCGACGAGATCCGGCGGCAGCTCAAGGACCGGAAGGTCGTCAAAGTGAGATGGCTCAGGAACACCGAGGTCGATCCCGAGGAGATAGCGGCGTCGGCCGGCGCGGTCCTGGTCGAGGTCCGGGGGCGGACGCTGGTCCTTGCGGAGCGGCGGAACCGATCGCCCGGGCACAATCCTCGAAATATATAA
- a CDS encoding 50S ribosomal protein L21e yields the protein MAHHNGPRKKTRYKFKKDLRKRGIPPVSSVIQNFEIGQKVHVVVEPSVQKGMPHRRFHGKTGTVIGQRGRAWLLEVRDGDSVKQVIARPQHLKAQKV from the coding sequence ATGGCACATCACAATGGACCACGCAAGAAGACGCGGTATAAGTTCAAGAAGGACCTCAGAAAACGTGGCATTCCGCCGGTCAGCTCGGTGATTCAGAACTTCGAGATCGGGCAGAAGGTGCACGTCGTGGTCGAGCCGAGTGTCCAGAAGGGCATGCCCCACCGGAGGTTCCACGGGAAGACCGGCACGGTCATCGGACAGCGCGGACGCGCATGGCTGCTCGAGGTCAGGGATGGAGATTCGGTAAAACAGGTGATTGCGAGACCGCAACATCTAAAAGCGCAGAAAGTATAA
- a CDS encoding DNA-binding protein: protein MVDDELSELRRRRMEQMQRQAMDQQAMEDEAARQQQIDAQVRAALMEILEPEARERLNTIKLTRPEFAKAVEQQLVMLAQSGRVRQRITDEQLKALLAQLTPSKREFRITRK, encoded by the coding sequence ATGGTAGACGACGAACTCTCTGAACTTCGCCGCCGCAGGATGGAACAGATGCAGCGGCAGGCGATGGATCAGCAGGCTATGGAGGACGAGGCCGCACGCCAGCAGCAGATCGATGCACAGGTCCGCGCCGCGCTCATGGAGATCCTTGAACCTGAAGCGAGGGAGCGGCTCAATACCATCAAGTTGACCCGACCGGAGTTTGCAAAAGCGGTCGAGCAGCAGCTGGTGATGCTGGCCCAGAGCGGCAGGGTCCGGCAGCGGATCACCGACGAGCAGCTGAAAGCCCTGCTTGCCCAGCTGACGCCGTCGAAGAGAGAGTTCAGGATTACGCGGAAATAA
- a CDS encoding DUF7411 family protein — protein MEAGVLFSGGKDSALAAIMLARDYGVELNTCVFDPDREVPGVRAAAAALGLPFRKRVLGRDLLSEAVDLLLSCGYPNDAIDMVHRTAVETLAAEYAVVGDGTRREDRVPRLERSEVQHLEMTTGCSYVRPLLGYGKTEVERLCERLLVVRYGETGSIGNGDYEGEIRSALCARGIDPASFFPSRHLQSLVVALRET, from the coding sequence ATGGAAGCAGGTGTGCTCTTCTCGGGTGGGAAAGACAGCGCGCTCGCGGCGATCATGCTCGCGCGCGATTACGGCGTGGAACTGAATACCTGTGTATTCGATCCCGACCGCGAGGTTCCCGGGGTACGGGCCGCAGCGGCCGCTCTGGGCCTCCCCTTCCGTAAAAGGGTCCTCGGGAGAGATCTGCTCTCTGAAGCCGTCGACCTGCTCCTCTCATGCGGATACCCGAACGACGCAATCGACATGGTTCACCGGACGGCGGTCGAGACCCTTGCGGCCGAGTATGCTGTGGTCGGCGACGGCACACGCCGGGAAGACCGGGTTCCCCGGCTCGAACGCTCCGAAGTCCAGCACCTGGAGATGACCACCGGCTGCTCCTACGTCCGGCCGCTCCTCGGCTACGGAAAAACCGAGGTGGAGCGGCTCTGCGAGCGATTGCTTGTGGTGCGGTACGGGGAGACGGGCAGCATCGGGAACGGCGACTATGAAGGAGAAATCCGCAGCGCCCTTTGTGCCCGCGGCATCGATCCGGCGTCGTTCTTCCCCTCCCGCCACCTGCAGTCGCTGGTGGTCGCTCTGAGAGAGACCTGA
- the purN gene encoding phosphoribosylglycinamide formyltransferase, with amino-acid sequence MRRELPVDKKRIAFLASGRGSNFQAVADAVAAGDIPGICAGLVTDNPGAYAIERAKNAGIPVTVVDYARFPSRAAYEEALLAAMRGCRADLFVLAGYMRILGAGIVREFSGRMMNIHPALLPAFSGLHAQRQAIEYGVKVAGCTVHLVDEGMDTGPIIVQRCVPVLPDDDETTLADRILAEEHEALPLAVKLFCEDRLEVDGRRVRVR; translated from the coding sequence ATGCGTAGAGAGTTGCCTGTCGATAAGAAACGGATTGCGTTCCTCGCCTCGGGGCGAGGATCGAACTTTCAGGCGGTGGCCGACGCCGTCGCGGCCGGAGATATCCCCGGGATCTGCGCCGGGCTCGTCACCGACAACCCCGGGGCGTACGCGATAGAGCGAGCGAAAAACGCCGGTATCCCGGTGACGGTCGTCGACTACGCGCGGTTCCCCTCGAGGGCCGCCTACGAGGAGGCCCTCCTCGCAGCGATGCGGGGCTGCCGGGCCGACCTCTTCGTCCTCGCGGGCTACATGCGGATCCTCGGGGCCGGGATCGTCCGCGAGTTCTCGGGCCGGATGATGAACATCCATCCCGCTCTGCTCCCGGCGTTTTCCGGCCTGCACGCGCAACGGCAGGCGATCGAGTACGGGGTGAAGGTCGCGGGCTGCACCGTCCACCTGGTCGACGAGGGGATGGACACCGGCCCCATCATTGTCCAGCGGTGCGTGCCGGTCCTCCCGGACGACGACGAGACGACGCTCGCCGACCGGATCCTCGCAGAAGAACACGAAGCGCTCCCGCTCGCGGTGAAACTCTTCTGCGAGGATCGCCTGGAGGTCGACGGCCGGCGCGTGCGGGTTCGCTGA
- a CDS encoding ribonuclease P protein component 4 gives MADTTRRSGSRRLARERITVLFARAAEFYPENPGWSNRCVELARRIGMRHRVRIERPLKRRFCRRCYTYLVPGSNARVRVHRGRVVVTCLSCGHRSRFPVGRPRQ, from the coding sequence ATGGCAGACACTACACGAAGATCAGGCTCCCGGAGACTCGCTCGCGAGAGGATTACCGTTCTCTTTGCGCGTGCCGCGGAGTTCTACCCGGAGAACCCCGGCTGGAGCAACCGGTGCGTGGAACTGGCCCGCAGGATCGGCATGCGTCATCGCGTCCGGATAGAGCGGCCGCTGAAACGCCGCTTCTGCCGCCGGTGCTACACCTACCTGGTCCCGGGCTCGAACGCCCGGGTCCGGGTTCACCGGGGCCGCGTGGTCGTCACCTGTCTTTCCTGCGGGCACCGGTCACGGTTCCCGGTCGGGAGGCCCCGACAATGA
- the pfdA gene encoding prefoldin subunit alpha, with protein MNDVNQADPREIQTLQMYLNEYGQQIELMTQQLAMIEQQRLEGTAAIETLRAIQENADGVVLLPVGGGAYLRVKVLDAGHVLVNIGSDVSVERATADAVEYLGDRLTELEAVAKKVSGSVEHLQGQATEISRRLEAAYRGARQAQAGQGGSS; from the coding sequence GTGAATGACGTGAACCAGGCAGATCCCCGCGAGATACAGACCCTCCAGATGTACCTGAACGAGTACGGGCAGCAGATCGAACTCATGACGCAGCAACTCGCGATGATCGAGCAGCAGCGGCTTGAGGGCACCGCCGCCATCGAGACCCTCCGCGCGATCCAGGAGAACGCGGACGGAGTCGTCCTTCTCCCTGTCGGGGGAGGCGCGTACCTCCGGGTGAAGGTGCTCGACGCCGGCCACGTTCTCGTGAACATCGGTTCAGATGTCTCCGTCGAGAGGGCCACCGCAGACGCGGTGGAGTATCTGGGGGATCGGCTAACCGAACTTGAGGCCGTGGCAAAGAAGGTCTCGGGCTCGGTCGAACACCTTCAGGGCCAGGCAACGGAGATCTCCCGGCGTCTCGAGGCGGCGTATCGGGGGGCCCGGCAGGCTCAGGCAGGCCAGGGCGGAAGTTCATAA
- a CDS encoding 30S ribosomal protein S19e — MTTVYDIPADMLIRQVAEELKKNSQIQPPDWAAFAKTGVHKEMPPENDDWWYVRAAAVFRRIYTDGPVGIQRMRSAYGGALNRGSAPNRFKRGSGSIVRKIFQQLEAAGYVAHGVGGRTVTPAGRSFLDNVANGLKSEAAKAAPGLAKY, encoded by the coding sequence ATGACGACTGTATATGACATCCCTGCCGATATGCTCATCCGGCAGGTGGCAGAAGAACTCAAGAAAAATTCGCAGATTCAGCCCCCCGACTGGGCCGCTTTTGCAAAGACGGGGGTACACAAAGAGATGCCCCCCGAGAATGACGACTGGTGGTACGTGCGTGCGGCGGCTGTTTTCCGGCGAATCTACACCGACGGCCCTGTCGGTATCCAGAGGATGCGTTCCGCTTACGGCGGAGCGCTGAACCGTGGTTCGGCTCCGAACCGGTTCAAGCGGGGAAGCGGGTCGATCGTTCGGAAGATCTTCCAGCAGCTCGAAGCGGCAGGATATGTCGCCCACGGCGTTGGGGGGCGCACGGTGACCCCGGCGGGCAGGTCCTTCCTCGACAACGTTGCGAACGGCCTGAAATCTGAGGCCGCCAAAGCTGCCCCGGGCCTTGCGAAATACTGA